In Bufo gargarizans isolate SCDJY-AF-19 chromosome 5, ASM1485885v1, whole genome shotgun sequence, the following are encoded in one genomic region:
- the LOC122938250 gene encoding GSK-3-binding protein-like, whose amino-acid sequence MPCRKESFLLLEQSVTVDSKEVDSLVARIGEALQLNAHRAPTSCSLVLKPPAVTRAPAAMCSCVRGRTTPYRVCTPRGAGRYHQQHPGGARQCLGSSKQLCGRGWVRGSCRKDEGEDPHQLLQELLLSGNLIKEAVRRLHLTGESSSPAPCKVAEAPETLVQ is encoded by the coding sequence ATGCCGTGCCGCAAGGAGAGCTTCCTGCTGCTGGAGCAGTCGGTCACCGTGGACTCCAAGGAGGTGGACTCCCTGGTCGCCCGCATAGGTGAAGCCCTGCAGCTCAACGCCCACCGGGCTCCGACCTCCTGCAGCCTGGTCCTGAAACCTCCGGCCGTGACCCGAGCGCCGGCCGCCATGTGCTCCTGTGTGCGGGGCAGGACTACACCATACCGGGTATGCACCCCGAGAGGAGCCGGGCGCTACCATCAGCAGCACCCGGGGGGCGCCAGGCAGTGCTTGGGGAGCAGTAAGCAGCTCTGTGGTCGGGGCTGGGTGCGGGGAAGCTGCAGGAAGGACGAGGGGGAAGACCCGCACCAGCTGCTGCAGGAGCTCCTGCTCTCCGGGAACCTCATCAAAGAAGCCGTGCGGAGGCTACATCTCACCGGGGAGAGCTCCAGCCCGGCGCCCTGCAAAGTGGCGGAGGCCCCCGAGACCCTGGTGCAGTGA